From Arcticibacter tournemirensis, one genomic window encodes:
- a CDS encoding MauE/DoxX family redox-associated membrane protein encodes MKKMLSVIVPYLFVFLFVYTGYAKLTDHAAFASVLSKSVIIGAQAEAFAWLIPLSELAISLLLVIPKTVRAGLYASLALMLGFTIYLIIMMQVQQNLPCHCGGVISRMTWGQHIGFNTGWIMLAVLALKPGLLSIGTIKARLYTFKHQFNHLFHSSNSAS; translated from the coding sequence ATGAAAAAGATGCTCTCTGTAATCGTGCCATATCTATTCGTATTCCTGTTTGTATATACAGGCTATGCAAAACTTACAGATCACGCCGCTTTTGCCAGTGTGCTTTCCAAATCAGTGATAATAGGCGCTCAGGCAGAAGCGTTTGCCTGGTTGATACCGTTGTCGGAGCTGGCCATATCATTGCTACTGGTAATACCGAAAACGGTCAGGGCCGGATTGTATGCCTCGCTGGCACTTATGCTGGGCTTCACCATTTACCTGATCATCATGATGCAGGTACAACAGAACCTCCCCTGCCACTGCGGAGGGGTGATCTCTCGTATGACCTGGGGACAGCATATAGGATTCAATACCGGCTGGATCATGCTGGCTGTACTGGCTCTAAAACCCGGACTCCTTTCTATCGGAACTATTAAAGCGCGTTTATATACGTTCAAGCATCAATTCAATCATTTATTTCATTCATCAAATTCAGCATCATGA
- a CDS encoding Crp/Fnr family transcriptional regulator: MDTDLLLKTLNKGHSLALSDQEIILGILEEEKFNKNDFLQHDNERSRRLYFIKSGVVRIYFNSPEKQVTYLFAREGEFVTSTAFFDQTRAEENIIAEETTEVLSVSYPDLMMLMHSTDNISRVLIYFCNLYRRMALRRLRSLLEDSPEERVRKLFARYPDILQKTKPEHVASYCGISRTSLYRTMKKLK, encoded by the coding sequence ATGGATACTGATTTACTGTTAAAAACACTCAATAAGGGACATAGCTTAGCTTTGTCCGATCAGGAAATCATCCTGGGCATCCTCGAGGAAGAAAAATTCAACAAAAATGATTTTTTACAGCACGACAATGAGCGGAGCAGGCGACTGTACTTTATTAAATCGGGCGTTGTAAGAATTTACTTCAACAGCCCCGAAAAGCAGGTTACCTACCTCTTTGCGAGGGAAGGCGAATTCGTTACATCCACGGCGTTTTTTGATCAGACCCGTGCTGAGGAAAATATTATCGCTGAGGAAACTACCGAAGTTCTTTCCGTTAGTTATCCTGACCTGATGATGCTGATGCACTCTACTGATAACATCAGCCGTGTGCTGATCTATTTCTGTAACCTGTACAGGCGGATGGCTTTAAGAAGGCTGCGCTCTTTGCTTGAAGACAGCCCCGAAGAGCGGGTGAGAAAGTTATTTGCCCGGTATCCGGATATCCTGCAGAAAACAAAACCTGAGCATGTTGCCAGCTACTGCGGTATCAGCAGGACCAGTCTTTACCGGACGATGAAAAAGTTGAAATAG
- a CDS encoding helix-turn-helix domain-containing protein, producing MHETRRIEKNISDIRSELGNINETLVDFYEGHRQLATSLMSFISYYTGEVFLSQKEVADLLGVDERTVRNWKTSGKLLPEQVGSCRLYAKSKILQFGRDKGLIR from the coding sequence ATGCACGAAACCAGACGTATCGAGAAGAATATTTCTGACATCCGCTCGGAACTCGGCAACATTAATGAAACGCTGGTGGATTTCTATGAAGGACACCGCCAGCTCGCCACCAGCCTTATGTCTTTTATCAGCTATTATACCGGCGAAGTTTTCCTCTCGCAGAAAGAAGTTGCCGACCTTCTGGGGGTAGACGAACGCACGGTAAGAAACTGGAAAACCAGCGGAAAACTGCTGCCCGAGCAGGTGGGCTCTTGCCGCCTGTATGCAAAATCGAAAATTCTTCAATTTGGCCGCGATAAAGGGCTGATCAGGTAG
- a CDS encoding DUF6266 family protein — translation MAELKPGVIGTISGKIGNVVASNWRDIKYLRGVAATSSKTATEAQLTQRAKFTLLFDFLASFAGAIDLGYKYQYQGRSTAFNLAMSTNMRVIGGTLAALSVDYPSVVISKGRLLPAADTHASSTEPGVVDVSWQNLDVATDQGLSDKAVVIVYNPVKKLAVYSTDAAVRGDLKLAMHVPASFSNDEVHVYLFFSGVAVRKNSQSMYVGSVVVF, via the coding sequence ATGGCAGAATTAAAACCTGGTGTGATAGGCACCATTTCCGGAAAGATCGGCAACGTGGTTGCAAGCAACTGGCGCGATATCAAATACCTTCGCGGGGTAGCTGCAACCAGCAGTAAAACGGCTACCGAAGCGCAGCTTACTCAGCGCGCTAAGTTTACACTACTGTTTGATTTTCTCGCATCGTTTGCCGGGGCGATCGATCTTGGCTACAAATACCAGTACCAGGGCCGCAGCACGGCTTTCAACCTGGCTATGAGCACCAACATGCGTGTGATCGGGGGCACCCTTGCCGCCCTTTCGGTAGACTACCCTTCTGTAGTGATCAGCAAGGGAAGGCTGCTTCCGGCGGCCGATACCCACGCCTCCAGTACGGAGCCGGGCGTGGTAGATGTTTCCTGGCAGAACCTTGATGTGGCCACCGACCAGGGCCTCTCAGACAAGGCCGTGGTGATTGTATACAACCCGGTTAAAAAACTGGCCGTGTACAGTACCGACGCTGCCGTGCGCGGAGATCTGAAACTGGCGATGCATGTTCCGGCCTCGTTCTCAAACGATGAGGTGCATGTTTACCTGTTCTTTTCGGGTGTGGCGGTCAGGAAAAATTCCCAGTCTATGTATGTAGGCTCTGTGGTAGTATTCTGA
- a CDS encoding DUF6266 family protein, protein MAIIVNGQISGRVGDLVYCRGKNKRNYVRKVGVIKVPPSEAQLANRKRMAATSNFLTPLRGLIDELWDRRLLTKQTAFGTAFSYMMHYAFDHSAPEPVICYSKILLSRGRLESTFSAGLSREGDMVTVKWANSPHPNSYRCLDEDMAVLVLYFPEKEASLVFRNEAVRRDEMLAVALPGVYAGCSLHAWLIFASRRGLGCSTSLYVEGQ, encoded by the coding sequence ATGGCAATTATTGTTAACGGACAGATTTCGGGCAGGGTGGGCGACTTGGTCTACTGCCGCGGAAAAAATAAAAGAAACTATGTAAGAAAGGTAGGGGTGATTAAAGTACCTCCCAGCGAAGCGCAGCTCGCAAACAGGAAAAGAATGGCGGCTACGAGCAACTTTCTCACTCCCTTGCGCGGATTGATCGACGAACTTTGGGACCGCCGCCTGCTTACGAAGCAAACCGCCTTCGGAACGGCTTTCAGCTACATGATGCATTATGCTTTTGATCATTCGGCTCCTGAACCGGTGATATGCTACTCTAAAATTTTGCTGAGCAGGGGCAGGCTTGAGAGCACGTTCTCTGCCGGGCTCTCAAGGGAGGGCGACATGGTTACCGTAAAGTGGGCCAACTCCCCCCATCCCAACAGCTATCGCTGCCTCGATGAAGACATGGCGGTGCTTGTTCTGTATTTCCCTGAGAAGGAGGCCAGCCTGGTGTTCCGCAACGAGGCGGTACGCCGCGATGAGATGCTGGCGGTTGCTTTGCCCGGGGTGTATGCCGGGTGCAGCTTGCATGCCTGGCTGATCTTTGCCAGCAGGCGGGGGCTGGGGTGTTCAACGAGTTTGTATGTTGAGGGGCAATAA
- a CDS encoding type II toxin-antitoxin system RelE/ParE family toxin, with protein sequence MTYSYILHPEAQKEYEESIEWYLSKSVRTASRFVKAIETAFSLICSDPYIWSSKYKNYREYHLKKFPFTIIYRIDSPKELVVIIAVYHQKRIPEKKYR encoded by the coding sequence ATGACATATAGTTATATTCTCCATCCTGAAGCTCAAAAAGAATACGAAGAGTCAATTGAATGGTACTTATCAAAAAGCGTACGGACGGCATCAAGATTTGTTAAAGCTATAGAAACCGCTTTCAGTCTTATTTGCTCCGATCCTTACATTTGGAGTTCCAAATACAAAAATTATCGCGAATATCATCTCAAAAAATTCCCGTTTACCATCATTTACAGGATTGACTCACCCAAGGAGCTTGTTGTTATAATAGCCGTTTACCATCAAAAACGAATTCCCGAAAAGAAATACAGGTAA
- a CDS encoding DUF2683 family protein produces MATLTVNIDNEKHLPVLKEFLVGLGLKFHIEADSESSYSDELKEKLDKRYQDYIDGSVSMISADDSRKRIQQILAAGRQK; encoded by the coding sequence ATGGCAACATTGACAGTTAATATTGATAATGAGAAGCATTTGCCTGTACTGAAAGAATTCTTAGTGGGGCTGGGATTAAAATTTCATATTGAAGCTGACTCTGAATCATCTTATTCTGACGAGCTAAAAGAGAAACTTGACAAGCGATATCAAGACTATATTGACGGAAGCGTTTCAATGATCAGTGCTGATGACAGCCGGAAAAGAATTCAGCAAATTTTAGCTGCTGGCCGTCAAAAATGA
- a CDS encoding type II toxin-antitoxin system HicA family toxin, giving the protein MKSSELLRILLRDGWYEERRAKGSHMVLKHPRKSGIVIFPTHGSAEVGKGLAAKILKDAGIK; this is encoded by the coding sequence ATGAAGAGTTCTGAATTATTAAGAATTCTGCTTAGAGACGGTTGGTATGAGGAAAGGAGAGCAAAAGGAAGTCACATGGTTTTGAAACATCCACGAAAATCCGGAATAGTTATTTTCCCAACTCATGGAAGTGCGGAGGTCGGAAAAGGCCTTGCTGCAAAGATTTTGAAAGATGCGGGAATTAAATAA
- a CDS encoding helix-turn-helix domain-containing protein, with protein MKTFEIIIEKTNTGYSAYAKDYPVVTTGSSMAELKNNITDALNLYFEAAGKIVTVDDRNLKITLDLPQFFEFYQVINAKALSGRIGINQTLLSQYVNGHKKPSQKQLSRIINGIKQLGQELSGLDLNPA; from the coding sequence ATGAAAACGTTTGAGATCATAATAGAAAAGACGAATACCGGGTATTCAGCTTATGCGAAAGACTATCCTGTAGTTACTACGGGCAGCAGTATGGCAGAGCTAAAGAATAATATAACAGACGCATTGAACTTGTATTTTGAGGCTGCGGGTAAAATAGTAACGGTTGACGACAGAAATTTAAAAATCACCCTGGATCTGCCCCAGTTTTTTGAGTTCTATCAGGTGATCAATGCGAAAGCTCTTAGTGGCAGGATTGGCATTAATCAGACATTGTTATCCCAATATGTAAACGGACATAAGAAACCTTCGCAAAAACAGCTTTCAAGGATAATAAATGGCATAAAACAGTTAGGACAGGAGCTTTCTGGTCTTGACTTAAATCCTGCTTAG
- a CDS encoding lipid-binding SYLF domain-containing protein, with product MKTLKYFCWPALMAVFIVFASATDAGKETKRLEKSTQVLKDFAEMKESIPSELLKIAEGIIVVPNLINAGLGIGGKHGKGVAVVKTASGAWSNPVFVAITGGSLGLQAGVQSVDLVLVFKHKSTLTKITNSDFTLGGDISVAAGPVGRSSTASTNVNLEAEVYSYSRSKGLFAGITVSGSNISLDKTANSSFYGSSAGSSQFSKSTSTNANIVALRSAVSAL from the coding sequence ATGAAAACGTTAAAATATTTCTGCTGGCCTGCCCTTATGGCCGTATTTATCGTGTTTGCTTCTGCCACTGATGCGGGCAAGGAAACCAAAAGACTCGAAAAATCAACTCAGGTGCTTAAAGACTTTGCCGAAATGAAGGAAAGCATTCCTTCTGAGCTGCTAAAAATAGCCGAAGGAATAATAGTAGTTCCCAATCTGATCAATGCAGGCCTTGGCATTGGAGGCAAACACGGAAAAGGAGTAGCCGTGGTAAAAACAGCTTCAGGTGCGTGGAGCAATCCGGTGTTTGTAGCCATTACCGGAGGCAGCTTAGGCCTTCAGGCAGGCGTGCAGTCGGTCGATCTGGTGCTGGTATTTAAGCACAAGTCGACACTCACCAAGATAACGAACAGCGATTTCACCCTCGGCGGCGATATTTCAGTAGCAGCAGGCCCTGTAGGCAGGAGCTCTACAGCCAGCACCAATGTAAATCTGGAGGCCGAAGTGTACTCTTATTCGCGCAGCAAAGGCCTTTTTGCCGGGATCACCGTGAGCGGTTCAAATATCTCGCTTGACAAAACCGCTAATTCAAGTTTCTATGGAAGTTCAGCCGGTTCCTCCCAGTTCAGCAAATCAACCAGCACGAATGCTAACATTGTAGCATTGAGAAGCGCAGTGTCAGCACTATAA
- a CDS encoding LytR/AlgR family response regulator transcription factor, whose translation MNELRIVIVEDEPATARNLSHLLRTADNFIRISANLSSVDESVRWFAANPHNYDLVFMDIRLSDGVSFDIFKNAEILRPVIFVTAYNDYALQAFRNNGIDYVLKPFDEEDISRALQKYRSLTALRDHDGVNAKLVTSQLIDQLTQLTRSYKKSFLIHFREKLIPVEVSKIGWFYTANEVAYACTMDGKQLAVEFTMEQIEQQVDPQLFFRANRQFIINRTAILEANFYFNGRLSVKVKPEAPERILISKARVPLFKAWMNS comes from the coding sequence ATGAATGAACTGCGAATAGTAATTGTTGAAGACGAGCCCGCTACTGCCCGGAACCTGTCGCATCTATTGCGTACGGCGGATAACTTTATTCGTATCTCTGCCAATCTTTCTTCTGTTGACGAATCGGTTAGATGGTTTGCTGCAAATCCCCATAACTACGACCTTGTCTTTATGGACATCCGCCTGTCTGATGGCGTTTCCTTCGATATATTTAAGAATGCAGAAATCCTGAGACCCGTAATTTTTGTAACAGCCTATAACGATTACGCATTGCAGGCTTTTAGGAATAACGGAATAGATTATGTGCTCAAACCCTTTGATGAGGAAGATATTAGCCGGGCGCTTCAGAAATACAGAAGTCTCACAGCTCTAAGGGACCACGACGGAGTGAATGCTAAACTGGTAACCAGTCAGCTTATTGACCAGCTTACTCAGTTAACACGGTCTTATAAAAAATCCTTTCTGATCCATTTCCGCGAAAAACTCATTCCTGTGGAGGTTTCAAAGATTGGCTGGTTTTATACTGCCAATGAAGTGGCCTATGCCTGCACAATGGACGGGAAGCAATTAGCGGTAGAATTTACGATGGAACAGATCGAGCAGCAGGTAGACCCACAATTGTTTTTCAGAGCTAACCGCCAGTTTATAATCAACCGAACAGCAATTCTCGAAGCTAACTTTTACTTCAACGGGCGCCTTTCGGTAAAAGTGAAGCCCGAAGCACCAGAGAGAATCCTTATCAGCAAGGCACGTGTCCCTCTGTTTAAAGCCTGGATGAATAGTTAA
- a CDS encoding sensor histidine kinase gives MDKTERQISLYSSLAITTLLNSGKLLALRESGLLSRLWRFDIAEFGFQLTAIFLFCYLFFVLNLGTNSISALRVKNKLGRYLAINGLIFFVFTGTLAMSFRFLFYPEQVPVFFRAIHFSRFGLSLILTGMMVKVMLLMRESGRQARENEQLKSSYMHTELELLKDQMNPHFLFNSLSSLSAVVREDPVLAQQYIVHLSRVFRYALNRPANNLVTVGEELKMVESFAQLFKMRFEDSFRLEVTVDERFTNYKLPHLSLQPLLENAAKHNAATPERPLVVRIVVEDDSINVINNLNPVEAVSNGLGLLNLSERFRILMNQEIIIEKQADVFLVKLPLQHE, from the coding sequence ATGGACAAGACAGAGAGGCAGATAAGTTTATATAGCTCACTCGCCATTACCACCCTGCTTAACTCGGGTAAACTGTTGGCTTTGCGTGAAAGCGGACTTCTATCGCGACTATGGCGGTTCGATATTGCCGAGTTTGGCTTCCAGCTCACTGCCATATTCTTATTCTGCTATCTCTTCTTTGTCCTGAATCTTGGTACCAATTCAATTTCAGCATTAAGGGTTAAAAACAAGCTTGGTAGGTACCTGGCCATAAACGGACTGATCTTTTTTGTATTCACAGGTACTCTGGCCATGAGTTTCCGGTTTTTGTTCTATCCCGAACAAGTGCCTGTTTTTTTCAGGGCTATACACTTTTCAAGATTTGGATTGTCGCTGATCCTCACGGGCATGATGGTTAAGGTAATGCTGCTGATGCGCGAGTCTGGCAGACAAGCGCGTGAGAATGAGCAGCTGAAGAGTTCTTACATGCATACCGAGCTGGAGCTGTTGAAAGATCAGATGAACCCCCATTTTTTGTTTAACTCTCTAAGCAGTTTGTCGGCTGTCGTGCGTGAAGACCCCGTACTGGCACAGCAATATATTGTGCATTTGTCACGTGTATTCCGCTATGCGCTAAACCGGCCGGCGAATAATCTCGTTACAGTCGGTGAAGAACTAAAGATGGTAGAATCCTTTGCGCAGTTATTCAAAATGCGCTTCGAAGACTCGTTCAGGTTAGAAGTGACTGTCGACGAGCGCTTCACGAACTACAAGCTGCCGCACTTGTCGCTGCAGCCCCTTTTAGAAAATGCGGCGAAGCACAATGCAGCCACTCCCGAACGCCCGCTGGTAGTAAGAATAGTGGTGGAAGATGACAGTATAAATGTCATTAACAACCTGAATCCCGTGGAAGCAGTTAGTAACGGACTGGGATTGCTTAACCTTAGCGAACGTTTTAGAATTCTTATGAACCAGGAAATCATTATAGAAAAGCAAGCTGATGTTTTTCTCGTTAAATTGCCGCTGCAACATGAATGA
- a CDS encoding serine hydrolase, which translates to MQVAGRIAELVSGKSWQALFDEKIGGPCRMRAVYSFNGPNPLIAGGVRTTARDYLNFLEMIVNGGTFEGTSVLSAEALTQMIKDQTRGAEIIATPYPANPFSEYGNTGLRYGIGNWLDVVDNSGNVIESSSPGMFGTHPWQDSKHKAAGIIFTRTKPKESQATSLKIRQMIRDIIEAGGK; encoded by the coding sequence ATGCAGGTAGCCGGGAGAATCGCGGAGCTTGTGAGCGGAAAATCGTGGCAAGCGCTTTTCGACGAAAAGATTGGCGGTCCCTGCCGGATGAGAGCGGTTTATTCGTTTAACGGTCCGAACCCCTTGATTGCCGGCGGGGTAAGAACAACGGCGCGCGACTATCTCAATTTTCTGGAGATGATCGTCAACGGCGGTACTTTTGAGGGTACAAGCGTTCTGAGCGCTGAAGCCTTAACCCAGATGATAAAGGATCAGACTCGCGGAGCAGAGATCATAGCGACTCCCTATCCGGCCAATCCCTTTTCCGAATACGGCAATACCGGCCTCCGGTACGGGATAGGAAACTGGCTTGATGTAGTAGATAATTCAGGAAATGTAATTGAATCAAGCAGCCCCGGGATGTTCGGCACGCATCCGTGGCAAGACTCAAAACATAAAGCAGCCGGCATTATCTTCACCAGAACAAAACCTAAAGAAAGCCAGGCTACAAGTTTGAAGATCAGACAGATGATCAGGGATATTATCGAAGCAGGCGGTAAGTAA
- the tnpA gene encoding IS66 family insertion sequence element accessory protein TnpA has translation MNKTVSQESEMFPHIQAWKSSGLSQKSYCEQNNIASHIFHYWLSKYRIREQGVDTEKGFVAVKVVSAKKPAASLEVIGCNGNRLIFFEQPDVSLLKSLLS, from the coding sequence ATGAATAAAACAGTATCTCAGGAAAGCGAAATGTTTCCGCATATTCAAGCGTGGAAGTCTAGCGGTCTCAGCCAAAAATCCTATTGTGAACAAAACAATATTGCTTCCCATATTTTCCATTATTGGTTAAGTAAGTACCGCATTAGAGAGCAGGGTGTCGATACTGAAAAGGGATTTGTTGCTGTAAAAGTGGTTTCTGCCAAGAAACCTGCTGCTTCTCTGGAGGTAATTGGATGTAATGGAAATCGTCTGATCTTCTTTGAGCAACCCGATGTATCCCTATTAAAAAGTCTGTTGAGCTAA
- the tnpB gene encoding IS66 family insertion sequence element accessory protein TnpB (TnpB, as the term is used for proteins encoded by IS66 family insertion elements, is considered an accessory protein, since TnpC, encoded by a neighboring gene, is a DDE family transposase.), which translates to MLALSSACRYYFYQGITDFRCGFDALSGIVRSRLGQDPTTGDIFIFVNRKRSQIKLLHFEGDGFALYHKRLESGNFEVPQATDGTKHTTISSDELMLILKGINLKSVQRRKRFSMKKIA; encoded by the coding sequence ATGCTTGCCCTGTCTTCTGCCTGTCGTTATTACTTTTATCAGGGTATTACAGATTTCAGATGTGGCTTTGATGCACTAAGCGGTATTGTACGCTCCCGGTTGGGTCAGGATCCTACTACTGGTGATATTTTTATCTTTGTAAACCGAAAGCGCAGTCAAATTAAACTTCTTCACTTTGAAGGCGATGGTTTTGCCTTATATCATAAGCGCCTGGAGAGTGGGAATTTTGAGGTACCGCAGGCTACTGATGGTACTAAGCATACTACCATTAGCAGTGATGAACTTATGCTTATTCTTAAAGGAATAAATCTAAAAAGTGTACAAAGAAGAAAGCGTTTTTCAATGAAAAAGATAGCCTGA
- the tnpC gene encoding IS66 family transposase, with amino-acid sequence MTATANLSMETLLSKFNDLAETVERNEKRYQEALQSKDLENLQLKHELAQLKKMIFGTKSERFVPATSPKQMSMFAEPLVQQQDTEQQVSYTRTLSQPKESNHQGRLPLPASLLRQQIILEPAGIDVKTLKKIGEEITEELEYTPGKLFVKQYVRPKYADPTTGGVICAPLPERPISKGIAGPALLAYIIISKFVNHLPVYRQLQQFSREGINIPSSTMNDWITACCKLLEPLYQALVKTVLSCDYIKADETPIKVLDKTKKEGTTRGYHWLYQSAQPGLVLFDYRAGRGREGPLEILKDFKGYLSTDGYAAYDIFEQNKDIKRLCCWAHVRRKYTESRNNDPSRADHVLTQIQKLYTLERQAKNEGLSFEQIKDLRTQSALPVLEELKSWLMENYQQVLPSSPIGKAIAYNLTLWDKLVVYLQDGRLQPDNNAVENSVRPSAIGRRNYLFAGSHEGAKRVAMLYSFMGSCKMHGINPQQWLQDVLERIPEHKANKLFELLPNNWTPSQMQ; translated from the coding sequence ATGACAGCAACGGCAAATCTTAGTATGGAAACCCTGCTTTCCAAATTCAATGATTTGGCTGAAACTGTTGAACGCAATGAAAAGCGTTACCAGGAAGCCCTTCAATCTAAGGACCTGGAGAACTTACAACTCAAACACGAGCTGGCCCAGCTAAAGAAAATGATCTTTGGGACCAAAAGTGAACGGTTTGTTCCCGCTACCTCACCCAAGCAAATGTCCATGTTTGCTGAGCCATTAGTCCAGCAGCAAGACACAGAGCAGCAAGTAAGCTATACACGTACACTTTCGCAGCCAAAAGAATCGAACCATCAGGGAAGGTTACCCTTGCCCGCCAGTTTACTTCGTCAGCAAATTATTCTGGAGCCTGCAGGCATAGACGTTAAGACACTTAAAAAAATAGGTGAAGAGATTACCGAAGAGCTGGAATACACTCCGGGTAAACTCTTTGTTAAACAATATGTTCGTCCTAAATATGCAGATCCCACAACTGGTGGAGTGATATGCGCGCCATTACCTGAACGGCCTATTTCTAAAGGAATAGCAGGTCCTGCGCTTCTAGCTTATATTATCATCAGCAAATTCGTCAATCATTTGCCAGTGTACCGTCAGCTTCAACAGTTTTCAAGAGAAGGTATCAACATTCCTTCCTCTACAATGAACGATTGGATTACTGCCTGCTGCAAACTATTGGAACCACTTTACCAGGCATTGGTAAAGACGGTATTGAGCTGTGACTACATCAAAGCGGATGAAACTCCCATTAAAGTACTGGATAAAACTAAAAAAGAAGGCACAACCAGAGGCTACCACTGGTTGTATCAATCGGCACAGCCCGGGCTGGTCCTGTTTGATTACCGGGCAGGACGAGGCAGAGAAGGTCCGCTTGAAATACTAAAAGACTTTAAAGGATATCTTAGCACAGACGGGTATGCCGCTTACGACATCTTCGAACAAAACAAAGACATCAAAAGACTTTGTTGCTGGGCGCATGTGAGACGTAAATACACTGAGAGTAGAAACAACGACCCTTCCAGGGCTGATCATGTATTGACTCAAATCCAGAAGCTATATACTTTGGAGCGTCAAGCTAAAAATGAAGGACTGTCTTTTGAGCAGATCAAAGATCTTCGCACGCAAAGCGCTCTGCCGGTACTGGAGGAACTAAAATCCTGGCTGATGGAAAATTACCAGCAGGTATTACCCTCAAGTCCTATCGGAAAAGCTATTGCTTATAACTTGACACTTTGGGACAAATTGGTGGTCTATCTTCAGGACGGAAGATTGCAACCGGACAATAACGCTGTAGAAAACTCAGTCAGACCTTCAGCGATTGGACGACGTAACTATTTATTTGCAGGATCGCATGAAGGAGCTAAACGGGTTGCCATGCTCTATTCTTTCATGGGAAGTTGCAAAATGCATGGGATTAATCCTCAGCAATGGCTGCAAGACGTCCTGGAGCGAATTCCAGAACACAAGGCAAATAAACTTTTTGAACTTCTGCCTAATAATTGGACTCCTTCTCAAATGCAATAA
- a CDS encoding serine hydrolase domain-containing protein: MNTILILLLPFLFGSCKKDDENPYKDSKYDFSSVDRFIDENLEVYQNQVAVLVSQNGEVIYRKEVNLGINSPRMIASASKWLSGAVIMKLVDEKKLSLDDTVGKFLPAFTENHKGQITIRQLFSHTSGFEGDLEEPGEFSDKYEYQKDLTLAQAVDSIAVHTPLVHTPGSAFSYGVSIRPPHLCYESKSGDYCI, translated from the coding sequence ATGAATACCATACTAATCCTTCTTCTGCCTTTCTTATTTGGGAGCTGTAAAAAGGATGACGAGAATCCTTACAAGGATAGTAAATATGATTTTTCTTCTGTCGATAGGTTTATCGATGAAAACCTGGAGGTTTATCAGAATCAGGTAGCAGTACTGGTTTCCCAGAATGGCGAGGTGATTTACCGGAAAGAGGTGAACCTCGGCATTAACTCGCCCCGTATGATCGCATCGGCTTCAAAATGGCTGTCGGGGGCTGTCATTATGAAGCTTGTGGACGAAAAGAAACTCTCGCTGGATGATACTGTTGGAAAGTTCCTTCCTGCTTTTACGGAGAATCATAAGGGACAGATCACCATCAGGCAGCTGTTCTCTCATACCTCAGGGTTTGAGGGCGACCTTGAGGAGCCAGGCGAGTTTTCAGACAAGTACGAATACCAAAAAGACCTTACGCTGGCGCAGGCCGTCGATTCGATAGCTGTTCATACACCCCTGGTCCATACTCCCGGCTCAGCCTTTAGTTACGGCGTAAGCATCCGACCGCCCCATCTATGTTATGAGAGTAAAAGTGGCGATTATTGCATTTGA